The following coding sequences lie in one Silvanigrella aquatica genomic window:
- a CDS encoding baseplate J/gp47 family protein codes for MAYQRPALLEIIKNIEADIYARFNNDASTARFSVNKVLSRVIGGACHLLYGKIDYAMKQLLPDTCDEYFLKRWALMYRVEQKPATKSYGKAIFEGINGAQIPAYSQWETADNFIFQTTEKGKIENGKAVVAICAMNDGAIGNLPKGIELKPVTPISSIKKAIIDESGTHSGSDVESLDEFRERVLFRICNPVSAGTKEDYENWLLEIPGVTRAWCYRNYPEKGSVGLAFLRDNDAEQIPNAEQNEEVKENILQKCPIITEIEMITLKKVPMNFHLYVPNSNVISKEYLEKIFIKVIKENGSPQTLLEVFKFEEALRAENIKFKLKMDNVDLKKINCDVKTNDKQIHTFGSLTLTSNASLFEDMNS; via the coding sequence ATGGCCTATCAACGTCCTGCCCTTCTTGAAATCATTAAAAATATTGAAGCGGATATCTATGCACGATTTAATAATGATGCCAGCACCGCTCGCTTTTCCGTGAATAAAGTATTATCCCGCGTTATAGGTGGTGCTTGTCACCTTTTATACGGTAAAATTGACTATGCTATGAAACAACTTTTGCCTGACACCTGCGATGAGTATTTTTTAAAACGCTGGGCTTTAATGTACCGGGTAGAGCAAAAACCCGCAACAAAATCTTATGGAAAAGCTATATTTGAAGGGATAAATGGGGCACAAATTCCCGCTTATTCACAATGGGAAACGGCTGACAATTTTATTTTTCAAACGACAGAAAAAGGAAAAATTGAAAACGGTAAGGCTGTGGTTGCCATTTGTGCCATGAATGATGGTGCTATTGGAAATTTACCTAAGGGAATAGAATTAAAACCAGTTACTCCTATTTCTTCCATTAAAAAAGCAATTATTGATGAAAGCGGAACACACAGTGGTTCTGATGTAGAAAGCCTAGATGAGTTTAGGGAACGAGTTTTATTTCGCATTTGCAATCCTGTTTCCGCAGGAACCAAAGAAGATTATGAAAATTGGTTATTAGAAATTCCGGGCGTTACAAGAGCTTGGTGCTATCGAAATTATCCAGAAAAAGGCAGCGTTGGCTTAGCCTTTTTACGCGACAATGATGCGGAACAAATTCCTAACGCCGAACAAAACGAAGAAGTCAAAGAAAATATATTGCAAAAATGCCCTATTATCACTGAAATTGAAATGATCACTTTAAAAAAAGTTCCTATGAATTTTCATTTGTATGTCCCAAATAGTAATGTTATTTCTAAAGAATACCTTGAAAAAATATTTATTAAAGTGATTAAAGAAAATGGCTCGCCACAAACTTTATTAGAAGTATTTAAATTTGAAGAAGCTCTTAGGGCTGAAAATATTAAATTTAAATTAAAAATGGACAATGTCGACTTAAAGAAAATTAACTGCGATGTGAAAACCAACGATAAACAAATACATACCTTTGGATCACTCACCTTAACATCAAATGCTTCTTTATTTGAGGATATGAATTCGTGA
- a CDS encoding putative phage tail protein, which translates to MKYNEILLSLIPKGLLWEGENFLKLMNGISCIFDRISNDINAIYDECLPISSKLLIDEWEKLFNIKNKNKSISERQKYAAAIMCASGGNTDEFFISIAKIFDKNVHLVKNSDNIDFIASKSKAGHSLGVEKIPKFTAIFVFNIEENQDCINILEKFKPAHLHFIYRFRKN; encoded by the coding sequence GTGAAATATAATGAAATATTATTATCTTTAATTCCCAAAGGATTATTATGGGAAGGAGAAAATTTTTTAAAATTAATGAATGGTATTTCTTGTATTTTCGATCGCATTTCAAATGATATTAATGCCATTTATGACGAATGCCTTCCTATCAGTTCAAAATTATTAATTGATGAATGGGAGAAGCTTTTTAATATCAAAAATAAAAATAAAAGCATCTCAGAACGGCAGAAGTATGCTGCCGCCATTATGTGTGCCTCTGGTGGAAATACCGATGAGTTTTTTATTTCAATAGCAAAAATATTTGATAAAAATGTTCATTTGGTAAAAAACTCGGACAATATCGATTTTATTGCAAGTAAGTCAAAAGCAGGGCATTCTTTAGGAGTTGAAAAAATTCCTAAATTCACAGCCATTTTTGTATTTAATATAGAAGAAAATCAAGATTGCATTAACATTTTAGAAAAATTTAAACCCGCTCACTTGCATTTTATATATCGCTTTCGTAAAAATTAA
- a CDS encoding disulfide bond formation protein B has protein sequence MKELEKNLNCIFILAICGILLGAFAFQIVYKEAPCPLCFLQRLGMLSVICAGMMNVKFGIKPKFYGIALLGSLSGAAVSIRQILLHIAPGSTPFGSPIMGLSLYTWALITFTVIIIGVAFLLFLYDPKKYQKTEKIHLNIFNKVTFGIALSIVFANVIYIIVNCGLGFCE, from the coding sequence ATGAAAGAACTTGAAAAAAATTTAAACTGTATTTTTATTTTAGCAATTTGCGGCATTTTATTAGGCGCTTTTGCTTTTCAAATAGTATATAAAGAAGCTCCTTGCCCTCTGTGCTTTTTACAACGCTTAGGCATGCTTTCCGTAATTTGTGCTGGTATGATGAATGTTAAATTTGGTATAAAACCCAAATTTTATGGCATTGCTTTATTGGGTTCATTAAGTGGAGCCGCAGTTTCTATTCGGCAAATATTACTTCATATTGCTCCAGGTTCAACACCTTTTGGAAGTCCTATCATGGGATTAAGTTTATACACATGGGCGCTAATTACTTTTACAGTCATTATCATAGGTGTTGCATTTTTATTGTTTCTTTATGATCCTAAAAAATATCAAAAAACTGAAAAAATTCATTTAAATATTTTTAATAAAGTGACATTTGGCATTGCTCTTTCTATTGTTTTTGCAAATGTCATTTATATTATAGTCAATTGTGGTTTGGGTTTTTGTGAGTAA
- a CDS encoding D-Ala-D-Ala carboxypeptidase family metallohydrolase — protein sequence MHLSPHFTLLEFTKSEMAKKFNIENSPNEEQIENLKLICKNLLEPLREMLQEKIIILSGFRSFELNKKVGGVSNSQHLEGKAADIKVAGMNNFQLYEYIKDKFDFDQLILEYYNKNNLHAGWVHVSWNGVKNRKKFFQINDL from the coding sequence ATGCACTTGAGTCCTCATTTTACATTGTTAGAATTTACGAAGTCCGAAATGGCAAAAAAATTTAATATTGAAAATAGTCCTAATGAAGAGCAAATTGAAAATTTAAAACTCATTTGTAAAAATTTATTAGAGCCCTTGCGAGAGATGCTTCAAGAAAAAATAATAATTCTTTCAGGTTTTCGTAGTTTCGAATTAAATAAAAAAGTAGGCGGTGTTTCAAATAGTCAGCACTTAGAAGGGAAAGCAGCAGATATCAAAGTTGCAGGGATGAATAATTTTCAATTGTATGAATATATAAAAGACAAATTTGATTTTGACCAACTTATTTTAGAATATTATAATAAAAATAATTTACATGCAGGTTGGGTGCATGTGAGTTGGAATGGAGTAAAAAATCGAAAAAAATTCTTTCAGATAAATGACTTATGA
- a CDS encoding TM2 domain-containing protein, which translates to MSLKYKNADENFCSDCGQIIKLKAEICPHCGCRKSVNVSCNKNKVVAGVFALLLGGFGGHKFYLGKTGMGILYFIFFWTLIPAIISFIEGIIYLTMTDENFNQKYCL; encoded by the coding sequence ATGAGTCTAAAATATAAAAATGCTGATGAGAATTTTTGCTCTGATTGTGGGCAAATTATAAAATTAAAGGCAGAAATTTGCCCTCACTGTGGTTGCAGAAAATCTGTCAATGTTTCTTGCAATAAAAATAAAGTTGTTGCAGGAGTGTTTGCATTGCTTTTGGGAGGTTTTGGGGGACATAAGTTTTATCTAGGCAAAACAGGTATGGGAATTCTCTATTTTATTTTTTTCTGGACTTTAATACCAGCAATAATAAGTTTTATTGAAGGTATTATTTATTTAACAATGACAGATGAAAATTTTAATCAGAAGTATTGCTTATAA
- a CDS encoding GNAT family N-acetyltransferase, whose translation MNFKSEMDKENESIFNEVFKNGLLNKYSVEKVDIEEYWNIYYNDFFNQYPEEINFDREGLLNNSQLQKRKNLNIMNSSLKIENNLVVKDNGQIIALFRSEQESADIYYMRHAVVHKDYRRQGIYMDYLNKILHYAHHMGFSQVVSCFVAANHLIYKAKIKKDFYVTSLEINPEYGNIVWISHFLNEDLKKAFLFRSGMVEFSKKLFQNSEGNANKLLNKLVRSSLS comes from the coding sequence ATGAATTTTAAAAGTGAAATGGATAAAGAGAACGAAAGTATATTTAATGAGGTTTTTAAAAATGGCTTGTTAAATAAATATTCTGTTGAAAAAGTCGATATTGAAGAATATTGGAATATTTATTATAACGATTTTTTTAATCAATATCCTGAAGAAATTAATTTTGATCGAGAAGGACTATTAAATAATTCACAACTGCAAAAAAGAAAGAATTTAAACATAATGAATTCTTCTTTAAAGATTGAAAATAATTTAGTTGTGAAGGATAATGGCCAGATTATTGCGCTTTTTCGCAGTGAGCAAGAAAGCGCCGATATTTACTATATGAGGCATGCCGTTGTGCATAAAGATTATAGACGTCAAGGAATTTATATGGATTATTTAAATAAAATACTTCATTATGCACATCATATGGGATTTTCTCAGGTTGTCAGTTGTTTTGTAGCAGCAAATCATCTTATTTATAAAGCAAAAATTAAAAAAGATTTTTATGTGACGTCACTCGAAATAAATCCTGAATATGGCAATATTGTGTGGATTTCTCATTTTTTAAACGAAGATTTAAAAAAAGCTTTTTTGTTTCGTTCAGGAATGGTTGAATTCTCTAAAAAATTATTTCAAAACTCTGAGGGGAATGCAAATAAACTTTTGAATAAGTTGGTGCGTTCCAGTCTGTCATAG